The bacterium region CGCCAGCATGTCCAGGTAGCTGGTGCGTTTCTCGAGCCGGGGGATGACCTCGAGGGTCTTGGCGTCGGCCGCCACCTGCATGTCGCGTCCGGAGCCCGAGTGGTGCTTGAGGATTTCACGCAGGATCTGGGCCAGCGCCGCGTTGGTTGTGTTGCACAGGGCGATGGCCCGCTCGATGTTGCGGTTCTGGATCAGCTTCTCCAGCTCGGCGATGAAGGTCTTGGTGTTGATGCTCGACTTGAAGACAATGAAGTAGGTCCGCTCGAGGATGAAGGTCAGGGAGAGCATCGCCACGAAGAGGATGATCCACATGAAGTCCCCGCCGTCGGCGAAGGAGTCAATGAGTCTGTACATGGATTCCTTTCCTCGGTTTGTGGGTTGTTGGGTTCATGGGTTCGGCGGCCTTTCCGGTTAAATCGGAGAATCTCCTTTCTCAGCCGTGGTGG contains the following coding sequences:
- a CDS encoding MotA/TolQ/ExbB proton channel family protein: MYRLIDSFADGGDFMWIILFVAMLSLTFILERTYFIVFKSSINTKTFIAELEKLIQNRNIERAIALCNTTNAALAQILREILKHHSGSGRDMQVAADAKTLEVIPRLEKRTSYLDMLAQIATLLGLLGTISGLMTAFDAITVANPEDSARLLSEGIAIAMLTTMFGLVVAVPTLAAAAWLKDKTRKIINDIDEFSVKITNLITQMKG